A genome region from Arachidicoccus soli includes the following:
- a CDS encoding helix-turn-helix domain-containing protein, which translates to MDIVKLTENECLEMGLELVFRKEYQVPGSIYSSINCYALDGDWMKQDNGMLAYNIQEKANDKKLNLRFCISGNRYCTNDNCTKCKIKSMGVCEESNNMVSLFEFSFTPNYLAQFLGNSKAKNKKEKVLSFEYKSTFTKLFPVCPQQRNTLSALLEGNYSGAMENIFINSKIHEVLLYSMECLVDEKGKEAFSCRFLADENGMDKIHLAKNILLENLDSPITIKELSKKVAINECYLKKGFKEVFGTTIFDFYQQQRMDHAKYLLYQKGLNVTDVAALLGYSSISHFSSAFKKQTGIKPCELLLR; encoded by the coding sequence ATGGATATAGTAAAGTTAACAGAAAATGAATGTTTGGAAATGGGACTTGAATTGGTCTTCCGGAAGGAGTATCAAGTTCCGGGTTCAATCTATTCAAGCATCAATTGTTATGCTTTGGATGGAGATTGGATGAAGCAGGATAATGGAATGCTGGCCTATAATATTCAAGAAAAAGCTAATGATAAGAAATTAAATTTGCGTTTTTGTATAAGTGGTAACCGATATTGCACAAATGACAATTGTACAAAATGTAAGATAAAAAGCATGGGTGTTTGTGAAGAATCAAACAATATGGTTAGCCTTTTTGAGTTTAGCTTTACACCCAATTATCTGGCTCAGTTTTTAGGGAATTCCAAAGCAAAGAATAAGAAGGAGAAAGTTTTATCTTTTGAATATAAGTCTACTTTTACCAAATTATTCCCTGTTTGCCCACAACAACGCAATACTTTATCTGCATTGCTAGAAGGAAATTATTCCGGGGCCATGGAAAACATTTTCATTAATTCAAAAATTCACGAAGTACTACTTTATAGTATGGAATGTTTAGTTGACGAAAAAGGAAAAGAAGCGTTTTCCTGCCGTTTTTTAGCCGATGAAAACGGAATGGATAAAATACACTTAGCAAAGAATATATTACTTGAAAATCTCGACTCTCCAATTACTATTAAAGAATTGAGTAAAAAAGTTGCCATCAATGAATGCTATCTAAAAAAAGGTTTCAAAGAAGTCTTCGGCACGACGATTTTTGATTTTTATCAACAACAAAGAATGGATCACGCAAAATATTTATTATACCAAAAAGGGCTGAATGTTACGGATGTAGCTGCACTTTTGGGTTATTCTTCTATCTCACACTTTTCCTCTGCCTTTAAAAAACAAACGGGAATTAAGCCTTGTGAATTGCTATTGCGATAA
- a CDS encoding alpha-N-acetylglucosaminidase, with translation MPKLFQNIVLVFCSFMLHVNFIIAQSHSSKKIIEQAKEVIARTINERTANSIHFSIENTENKIGEFSYHVKNGQLYIEGNSSVALCRGFYDYLKSSQQGMITWSGSNLNLSGKWNAVADKKVASPYEYHYYMNVVTHGYSTPYWGWNRWQKELDWMALHGINMLVINDAYEAIMIRVFKKLGISNEAIQDFFPGPAFQPWNRMGNITGWDGPPPASWYKKQIALTRQVLDRMRQMQMTPIIQAFAGFVPNEITKVYPNAKITPLIWNSNFPMKDRCSILLPNKSNATLFIRIGKMFVQEWEKEFGKETFFLADSFNEMHVPREKDETEEQFQQQLAEYGDVVYQSIKQGDKEAVWTMQGWTFGYQHADWSPIRLNALVSKTPDNKVLFLDLANDYNLDWWHIVPSWKYFKGFSNKMWIYSFIPNMGGKTPWNGILKTYAEAPITALQYKNKGHLVGFGFAPEGIENNELVYELLSDMGWRDTKIDLDKWLKNYCINRYGAYPEKMQMAYRNFLKSCYGTFTDHPRFAYQSNATVNKSPQFFAGVQQFLDCANDCKNSILYKNDAIELSAQYLSLVADSLVKSALQLNGVEKENQLKRAYAVLANTDRLLLSHPNDRLDRWVNFAKAFGDNKTEKQYYAQDARRIITSWGPGVGDYAAKMWGGLVNSYYLPRLKNNFDAQANHSKFDLQKWEENWVQNGDEKPQQPFANPLMEAQNLVKENVWKN, from the coding sequence ATGCCTAAGTTATTTCAAAATATAGTTTTGGTTTTTTGCTCCTTTATGTTGCATGTCAATTTTATAATAGCACAAAGCCATTCATCAAAAAAAATAATTGAGCAAGCGAAAGAAGTAATTGCGCGCACTATCAATGAGCGGACAGCAAACAGTATTCATTTCTCTATAGAAAATACGGAAAATAAAATTGGCGAATTTTCTTATCATGTAAAAAATGGGCAGCTTTATATTGAAGGAAACTCTTCTGTGGCTTTATGTCGCGGCTTTTACGATTATCTAAAATCATCACAGCAAGGAATGATTACTTGGAGTGGAAGCAACTTGAATTTATCGGGTAAATGGAATGCTGTTGCCGACAAAAAAGTAGCCTCTCCTTATGAATATCATTATTATATGAATGTAGTTACGCATGGTTATTCTACTCCTTATTGGGGATGGAATCGCTGGCAAAAGGAGCTGGATTGGATGGCTCTGCATGGCATAAATATGTTGGTGATAAATGATGCATATGAAGCTATAATGATTCGCGTGTTTAAGAAATTGGGCATAAGTAATGAGGCTATTCAAGACTTTTTTCCAGGACCTGCTTTTCAGCCTTGGAATCGCATGGGTAATATTACCGGATGGGACGGGCCTCCACCGGCATCTTGGTACAAAAAGCAAATTGCGCTTACACGTCAAGTGTTAGATAGAATGCGTCAAATGCAGATGACTCCTATCATTCAGGCTTTTGCAGGTTTTGTGCCTAATGAAATTACAAAGGTTTATCCCAATGCGAAAATTACTCCATTGATATGGAATTCCAATTTTCCTATGAAAGACCGCTGTTCTATTTTACTGCCTAATAAAAGCAATGCAACATTATTCATCCGAATAGGAAAAATGTTTGTACAAGAATGGGAAAAAGAATTTGGTAAAGAAACATTTTTTCTTGCCGATAGCTTTAATGAAATGCACGTACCGCGTGAGAAAGATGAAACAGAAGAACAGTTTCAGCAGCAATTGGCAGAATATGGCGATGTCGTTTATCAATCCATAAAACAAGGTGATAAAGAGGCGGTGTGGACAATGCAGGGCTGGACTTTTGGTTACCAACACGCAGATTGGAGTCCCATAAGATTAAATGCTTTAGTAAGCAAAACACCGGACAATAAGGTATTGTTTCTCGATTTGGCAAACGACTATAACCTTGACTGGTGGCATATTGTGCCTTCTTGGAAATATTTCAAAGGATTTTCGAATAAGATGTGGATTTATTCATTTATTCCCAATATGGGAGGGAAAACGCCATGGAATGGCATTTTGAAAACTTATGCTGAAGCGCCCATTACGGCTTTGCAATATAAGAATAAAGGGCATTTGGTTGGTTTTGGTTTTGCCCCTGAAGGTATTGAAAATAACGAATTGGTATATGAACTTTTGTCGGATATGGGCTGGCGCGATACCAAAATAGATTTAGATAAATGGCTCAAAAATTACTGCATTAATCGCTACGGAGCATATCCCGAAAAGATGCAGATGGCTTATCGAAATTTTTTAAAATCTTGTTATGGTACCTTTACCGATCATCCTCGTTTTGCTTATCAGTCGAACGCAACGGTAAATAAAAGTCCACAATTTTTTGCTGGAGTACAACAGTTTTTAGACTGTGCTAATGATTGTAAAAATTCTATTTTATATAAAAATGATGCGATAGAATTGTCTGCCCAATATTTAAGTTTGGTGGCCGATTCTTTAGTCAAAAGTGCGTTGCAGTTAAATGGAGTAGAAAAAGAAAATCAGTTAAAGAGAGCGTATGCAGTTCTCGCAAATACAGACAGGTTGCTACTTTCACACCCTAATGACAGATTAGATCGCTGGGTAAATTTCGCAAAAGCCTTTGGAGATAATAAAACTGAAAAGCAATATTATGCGCAAGATGCCAGAAGAATAATTACTTCTTGGGGCCCGGGTGTGGGTGATTACGCAGCGAAAATGTGGGGCGGATTAGTTAATTCTTATTATTTGCCAAGATTGAAAAATAATTTCGATGCACAAGCCAATCATTCAAAATTTGACTTACAAAAATGGGAAGAAAATTGGGTGCAAAATGGTGATGAAAAACCACAACAACCTTTCGCCAATCCTTTGATGGAAGCGCAAAACTTGGTCAAGGAGAATGTTTGGAAAAATTAA
- a CDS encoding DUF3472 domain-containing protein — protein MRKTITKILATTLGFAPLMVFAQSCPKWGPYLTAQFSDNTATADLLMDDVMIPANGNTQYTYTCAIQFGLGKSGGYCGLQNNNPTGEMVRPLNNIFSVWDYPNKIQIEAIYKDQQTFIGGFGNEGTGLHSHADFGWIPGSWYTQVVRRWYNGGDRTEVGYFIYDHRKKQWRHYVTFAVPEADAKLKPGISSFLENFADNTKHSRISYYKSYWMLTSDGNWEKPDTLMADAGEGYWNAEEYQKDGIKLTSCGPENIKRNKIEFPVTSSDRRPDNIESVHIYDLGAYYDKQKKQVYVNWSIDQANAPQLSYEVALYDNRVGEGDPLAIAKGTDPDLRSVLLNVDRLSTEAKTYFVILKLKDIFNQKGEEKVFALHDMKP, from the coding sequence ATGAGAAAAACGATTACAAAAATATTGGCAACTACATTAGGTTTCGCACCATTGATGGTGTTTGCACAGTCCTGTCCAAAATGGGGCCCTTATCTTACTGCGCAATTTTCCGATAATACAGCAACTGCCGATTTATTGATGGACGATGTAATGATACCAGCAAATGGAAATACGCAATACACTTATACTTGTGCCATACAATTTGGTTTGGGTAAAAGTGGCGGCTACTGTGGACTGCAGAATAATAACCCTACCGGAGAAATGGTTCGGCCATTGAACAATATTTTTTCTGTTTGGGATTATCCCAATAAAATTCAAATTGAAGCCATCTATAAAGACCAGCAAACTTTTATTGGCGGCTTTGGTAATGAAGGCACTGGGTTGCATTCGCACGCCGATTTTGGTTGGATTCCCGGAAGCTGGTACACGCAAGTAGTTCGTCGTTGGTACAATGGTGGAGATCGAACAGAAGTAGGTTATTTTATTTATGACCACAGGAAAAAACAATGGCGACATTATGTAACTTTTGCTGTTCCTGAAGCAGATGCAAAATTGAAGCCCGGTATTTCCAGCTTCTTAGAAAACTTTGCTGATAACACTAAACACAGCCGTATCTCTTATTACAAGAGTTATTGGATGCTTACCTCGGATGGCAATTGGGAAAAACCTGATACGCTGATGGCCGATGCGGGCGAAGGTTATTGGAATGCAGAAGAATATCAGAAAGATGGCATAAAGCTTACCTCTTGTGGGCCAGAAAATATAAAAAGAAATAAAATAGAATTCCCGGTAACAAGTAGTGATAGACGTCCGGATAATATTGAATCGGTGCATATTTACGATTTGGGTGCATATTATGACAAACAGAAAAAGCAAGTCTATGTCAATTGGTCAATTGATCAAGCTAATGCGCCACAATTAAGCTATGAAGTAGCATTGTATGACAATCGTGTTGGAGAAGGTGACCCTCTTGCCATTGCAAAAGGAACAGATCCAGATTTGCGCAGTGTTTTGTTGAATGTTGATAGATTAAGTACCGAAGCAAAAACTTATTTTGTTATTTTGAAATTGAAAGATATTTTTAATCAAAAAGGTGAAGAAAAAGTTTTTGCCTTGCACGATATGAAGCCTTAA
- a CDS encoding family 20 glycosylhydrolase has translation MMIFKKRTYLVLLLFVISTAVIAQREKNSKLYIPEVPTIQPGDTHIRLPQVSEGYHLLLKGSDHNPIVDSSGRIVKPLEATKLSLYFQLIKNGEDTATEDLSKIITVPGKYAENNKNNPKPFVIPALREWHGGTGDFLLKKSSKIVLRPQDENILQKAADILQNDIVAQTGLHLKIVFGTPRKGDIFLTLQEKDTTIGKEGYYFKAGDFISISAIAYQGLFWGTRTLLQLLGQNKAIPQGIARDYPEFKVRGFVLDDGRKFFRLEFLRNYVKLLSYYKMNDFQIHLNDNGFVKFFGNNWDSTYSGFRLENDTYPNLANKGESYTKQEFRELQQLADDYAVQVVPEIDVPAHSLAFTKAIPAIGSKKYGMDHLDLHNPLTDTVIENVFKEYLSGSNPVFTGNTIDIGTDEYAKADAEAFRAFTDRMIKYVQSFGKKVRLWGALSWAKGRTPVTVKGVTMNTWYNGYANPIDMKKLGYNQISTPDGWLYIVPAAGYYYDYLNLENLYNKWTPSMIGNVKFQPGDPTIVGGSFAEWNDIVGNGISEQDVTDRVFPAVQVLAQKMWGGADTSMTYAVFAQHSKNVGEGPSLNMRGKLGNTADTLVVDYDFDKKDKNIKTNEVGYVKGANNQALSFFTKNSTAILPYIEIGYNYTVSFWINPDKNNQANATLFSSPNAVVKLKQGNTGCLGFSREGYDFNFNYTVPTNIWTHIVITGTNKGTSLYVNGKLQDKLYDRWIQKNDVKKTKVRKVETLFFPLRKIGGFVGKLDEVKVWNKVLNDKEISAL, from the coding sequence CCAGCGAGAAAAGAATTCAAAATTGTATATTCCAGAAGTTCCAACCATACAACCCGGTGATACGCATATTCGACTTCCGCAGGTGTCAGAAGGTTATCATTTATTATTAAAAGGGAGCGATCATAATCCTATTGTGGATAGTTCGGGTCGTATTGTAAAACCTTTGGAGGCAACAAAATTAAGTCTCTACTTCCAACTGATAAAAAATGGAGAGGATACTGCAACAGAAGATTTATCTAAAATAATAACCGTTCCCGGAAAATATGCGGAGAATAATAAGAATAATCCGAAACCCTTTGTAATACCGGCTTTGCGAGAATGGCATGGTGGTACAGGAGATTTTTTATTAAAAAAATCATCGAAGATAGTGCTGCGTCCACAAGATGAAAACATCCTGCAGAAAGCAGCTGATATTTTACAAAACGATATTGTAGCACAAACAGGTTTACATTTGAAAATAGTCTTTGGTACTCCTAGAAAAGGCGATATATTTTTAACGCTTCAAGAAAAAGATACGACTATTGGTAAAGAAGGATATTATTTTAAAGCAGGTGATTTTATTAGCATTAGCGCAATTGCTTATCAAGGATTGTTTTGGGGTACACGTACTTTATTACAATTATTGGGACAAAATAAAGCCATTCCACAAGGTATCGCCCGCGATTATCCTGAATTTAAAGTGCGCGGTTTTGTGTTGGATGATGGGCGCAAATTTTTCAGACTTGAATTTCTACGTAATTATGTGAAATTATTATCTTATTATAAAATGAATGATTTTCAGATTCATTTAAATGACAATGGGTTTGTAAAGTTTTTTGGGAATAATTGGGATAGTACCTATTCGGGCTTTCGTTTAGAAAATGATACTTATCCCAACCTTGCCAACAAAGGAGAATCTTACACGAAACAAGAATTTCGGGAATTACAACAACTGGCTGATGATTATGCGGTGCAAGTTGTCCCTGAAATAGATGTGCCGGCACACTCACTCGCTTTTACAAAAGCTATACCTGCAATAGGTAGCAAAAAGTATGGAATGGATCATCTTGATTTACATAATCCGCTTACCGATACAGTGATTGAGAATGTGTTTAAAGAATATCTATCCGGCTCAAACCCTGTATTTACAGGCAATACGATAGACATTGGTACAGATGAATATGCTAAAGCAGATGCAGAAGCTTTTCGCGCTTTCACAGACCGAATGATTAAATATGTACAAAGTTTTGGGAAGAAAGTGCGGCTTTGGGGAGCGCTTAGTTGGGCAAAAGGCAGAACGCCGGTAACAGTAAAAGGAGTTACTATGAATACCTGGTACAATGGTTACGCAAACCCTATCGACATGAAAAAACTAGGATACAATCAAATAAGTACGCCGGATGGTTGGCTATATATTGTACCGGCTGCTGGGTATTATTATGATTATCTCAACTTGGAAAATTTATACAATAAATGGACGCCTTCCATGATTGGTAATGTAAAATTTCAGCCCGGTGATCCAACCATTGTTGGCGGTTCTTTTGCTGAATGGAACGACATTGTAGGAAACGGTATTAGTGAACAGGATGTAACCGACCGGGTGTTTCCGGCAGTGCAAGTGTTGGCTCAAAAAATGTGGGGCGGCGCCGATACCTCCATGACTTATGCTGTTTTTGCGCAGCATAGTAAAAATGTTGGAGAAGGTCCATCCTTGAATATGCGTGGAAAATTGGGGAATACAGCAGATACATTGGTAGTGGATTATGATTTTGATAAGAAGGATAAAAATATAAAAACAAATGAAGTGGGTTATGTTAAAGGTGCAAATAATCAAGCCTTATCTTTCTTTACAAAAAATAGTACTGCTATATTGCCTTATATAGAAATTGGTTATAATTATACAGTATCTTTTTGGATAAATCCTGATAAAAATAATCAGGCGAATGCTACTCTTTTTAGCTCACCGAATGCTGTTGTAAAACTCAAACAAGGCAATACCGGATGCTTAGGCTTTTCCAGAGAAGGCTATGATTTTAATTTTAATTATACAGTCCCTACAAATATTTGGACACATATTGTCATTACAGGCACCAACAAAGGGACTAGTTTGTATGTAAATGGGAAATTACAAGACAAACTTTACGACCGTTGGATACAAAAAAATGATGTGAAAAAAACTAAAGTACGCAAAGTAGAAACATTATTTTTCCCATTAAGAAAAATAGGGGGTTTTGTCGGGAAACTAGATGAAGTCAAAGTTTGGAATAAGGTACTGAATGATAAAGAAATTAGCGCTTTATAA